The proteins below come from a single Penaeus monodon isolate SGIC_2016 chromosome 23, NSTDA_Pmon_1, whole genome shotgun sequence genomic window:
- the LOC119587733 gene encoding carbohydrate sulfotransferase 1-like (The sequence of the model RefSeq protein was modified relative to this genomic sequence to represent the inferred CDS: added 21 bases not found in genome assembly) — MSMISGRTLRTRWIKSVIVYCFIIYIFLTVDYTLFSRQKHHGQHHGATSRHHHKAQEAKRPHRHKPLRRTNVLVLSSMGRSGSSFLAEILASRGRNVYLVEPIRSLPQSQMVDEHSVREELKSCFRCDLRQEFLHFGDKPSSSVRHPYTAKKDFAGVDLEIIKGYCRQEPTRIVKTIRTRLAWVAELLQEDPSLKVVHLVRDPRGSLKSAAKVKWQLNPKETCSKIMEDLQTRQEMEKIYPNRYLFVKYEDLAQDAYKKTVEIYSFLRGKSVHLPKRVKKYLWKHSMNLHKAKKSFGTYRVSEKIYQHWRSSITEAELNTYEAACGDVIHALGHRIFGSEKRARDLSLSLVI, encoded by the exons ATGTCAATGATCTCAGGACGAACACTGAGGACACGATGGATAAAGTCCGTCATAGTATACTGTTTCATCATCTATATATTCCTTACGGTCGACTACACTCTATTCTCAAGGCAAAAGCATCACGGGCAACATCACGGAGCTACGTCTC aaGCCAAGCGGCCTCACCGCCACAAGCCCCTCCGCCGCACTAACGTCCTCGTGCTGAGTTCGATGGGCCGCAGCGGGTCCAGCTTTCTCGCGGAGATCCTGGCTTCGCGGGGCCGGAACGTGTACTTGGTCGAGCCCATTCGAAGCCTCCCGCAGAGCCAGATGGTAGACGAGCACTCAGTACGCGAGGAACTCAAAAGCTGCTTCCGCTGTGACCTCCGGCAGGAGTTTCTCCACTTCGGAGACAAGCCTTCCTCTTCGGTCCGGCACCCGTACACCGCCAAGAAGGATTTCGCAGGCGTCGATTTGGAAATCATTAAGGGATATTGTAGGCAAGAGCCCACCAGGATCGTCAAGACTATTAGGACTCGCCTGGCTTGGGTGGCGGAGCTCCTGCAGGAGGACCCGAGCTTGAAGGTGGTCCATTTGGTGAGGGATCCGCGAGGTTCTCTGAAGTCGGCGGCGAAGGTGAAATGGCAGTTGAACCCGAAGGAGACTTGTTCGAAGATCATGGAG GATCTCCAAACTCGCcaagaaatggagaaaatttATCCGAACAGGTACCTCTTCGTCAA GTACGAAGATTTGGCGCAAGATGCTTACAAAAAGACAGTCGAAATCTATAGTTTCTTAAGAGGCAAATCTGTCCACCTGCCGAAGAGAGTTAAGAAATACCTTTGGAAACACTCCATGAACCTCCATAAGGCAAAGAAATCATTCGGAACTTATCGCGTGTCCGAAAAGATTTACCAGCATTGGCGAAGTTCCATAACCGAAGCCGAACTGAACACTTACGAAGCCGCCTGTGGTGATGTCATTCACGCCTTGGGACACAGGATATTCGGAAGCGAGAAAAGGGCGCGCGATTTGTCGTTATCCTTAGTTATTTAG
- the LOC119587731 gene encoding uncharacterized protein LOC119587731: MTANLNNNVSGLDMEEHNYLKFYIGVMRVGHRVCVDVFAWGYRGGSAPIKEALFGLPGYNNTRFRKDFDGSQRRKIENGEPVGDFDITLIYKLMQMVCGLKEASDSAWIRPESESLEYCLYAIKTKRNAVAHEKLKLTPEDTVLKLEELKILFTKTIQKAGQRYGVDESEVLAKATAVERDIIAIRDSPVPPATVAEYEKERMAFERDSVRKECSEEFVRLAECVSLTDIAGRKVNVSKVFTYPMLKRDETHIVQRQLTVAESYVEIPDILVARDCDESKPQVVLLSALSGMGKSTLLKFIVDANVNDKSAICNLDNFDAMLYLECLNVGFSSLSDLFSLLLPRTSSKYQPQEFQQHMFSLRILLLLDDIEGLDTRSFGVLEEFFRLMSPETRIVATASREKAKEIQKRIVTQHKKVLFLEVEGIPDDQTVQHVRKIMQHGIRNASIDEECGNKLYNLITAKRPCLQDHLRSPEVLNALAICWAFYPERINNSTTVTEIFILIQELISQKVLQNITRSLLPGMITKAIVRSKLSNFLETLSRVAAKSLVKGYNVIEQKDLLTLIKKCRKLELEEESLISAFLNYTHEQGSNILTCPRNVFFAQRSTMQYYAANFLCRRCVRRQTAIRDLLRLQAKEIGDAIGPNLQAMVKYLLGLLAVHMPERLKERAAEIVSLLKDAGVDKTSQWLQYIDEAKEEPTITREILNQMGDEWKVEDFAISSTLVNILRIKPPRRLTVTVCETATNFPHLREVLQICSETPNLTLSLHLYQHFWSEKSETSDEYLDIIVGKSCYLEHFAGRLSAKALLRLPASLQRLALHVTPDMIRPLNQTLERMSDLGLLYLNLDASPDTPPSEILPLRIPSEDTQLVVDMWRVKESSTEWSCHMVRALSASYKRLVLRSSELDFKGCQKWLEGLRQLDVKGSEIVVGSTHAMADDGIEQLQQIACGVGCSKFVWLKV; the protein is encoded by the coding sequence atgaCGGCGAACCTGAACAACAACGTCTCCGGCCTGGACATGGAGGAGCACAATTACCTGAAGTTCTACATCGGCGTCATGCGCGTCGGCCACCGGGTGTGCGTGGACGTGTTCGCGTGGGGTTACCGTGGCGGTTCGGCGCCCATTAAGGAGGCTCTCTTCGGGCTCCCGGGCTACAACAACACGAGGTTTCGCAAGGACTTCGACGGCTCTCAGCGGAGGAAGATAGAAAACGGCGAGCCGGTGGGGGACTTCGATATTACGTTGATCTACAAGCTCATGCAGATGGTCTGTGGACTCAAGGAGGCGAGCGATTCGGCCTGGATCAGGCCCGAGTCCGAGTCCTTGGAGTACTGTCTCTACGCCATCAAGACCAAGCGAAATGCGGTCGCCCACGAGAAGCTGAAGCTCACCCCGGAGGACACGGTGCTCAAACTGGAAGAGCTGAAGATCTTGTTCACGAAGACAATCCAGAAGGCTGGCCAGAGGTACGGCGTAGACGAGTCCGAGGTTCTGGCCAAGGCAACCGCGGTGGAGAGGGATATTATCGCCATTCGAGACTCGCCTGTGCCGCCGGCAACCGTGGCCGAGTACGAGAAAGAAAGGATGGCGTTTGAGAGAGACAGCGTCCGCAAAGAGTGTTCGGAAGAGTTCGTTCGCCTCGCCGAGTGCGTCTCCCTGACAGACATAGCTGGGCGTAAAGTGAATGTTTCAAAGGTATTCACATATCCAATGCTCAAGCGTGATGAAACTCATATAGTGCAGAGGCAGTTGACAGTTGCGGAGAGTTACGTTGAAATTCCCGATATTCTTGTAGCAAGGGATTGTGACGAATCGAAGCCTCAGGTGGTTTTACTCTCCGCTTTGAGTGGGATGGGAAAATCGACCTTACTGAAATTCATAGTGGACGCAAATGTGAACGACAAGAGTGCCATTTGTAACCTGGATAACTTTGACGCTATGCTTTACTTGGAGTGTTTAAACGTGGGATTCAGTTCGCTTAGTGATTTGTTCAGTCTCCTGCTGCCTCGAACCTCTTCGAAGTACCAGCCTCAAGAATTCCAACAGCACATGTTTTCTCTACGGATTCTGCTGTTACTGGATGACATCGAGGGCCTTGACACGAGGTCCTTCGGGGTTTTGGAAGAGTTTTTCAGGCTGATGTCACCCGAGACGCGCATCGTGGCCACGGCCTCCagggagaaagcgaaggaaaTCCAGAAGAGAATTGTTACTCAGCACAAGAAGGTTTTGTTTCTCGAAGTGGAAGGAATACCTGACGATCAGACAGTCCAGCACGTACGGAAAATCATGCAGCATGGCATTAGGAACGCAAGCATTGACGAGGAATGTGGCAATAAGCTCTACAATCTGATCACAGCCAAGAGGCCATGTTTGCAGGATCACCTACGGTCTCCCGAAGTCCTCAATGCCCTGGCAATCTGTTGGGCCTTCTACCCAGAGCGCATCAATAACTCTACCACTGTAACGGAAATCTTCATCCTCATACAGGAACTAATCAGTCAAAAGGTCTTGCAGAACATAACACGTTCGCTGCTGCCTGGAATGATCACGAAAGCCATCGTCAGGTCAAAGTTGAGTAATTTTCTCGAAACCCTGAGTCGGGTCGCGGCCAAGAGCTTGGTCAAAGGGTACAACGTCATCGAACAAAAGGACTTGTTGACGCTGATCAAGAAATGCCGGAAATTGGAGCTGGAGGAGGAGTCTCTGATATCCGCCTTCCTGAACTACACTCACGAGCAAGGAAGCAACATCCTGACCTGCCCGAGGAACGTTTTCTTTGCGCAGCGCTCGACCATGCAGTACTACGCAGCCAACTTTCTCTGTCGGCGATGTGTCAGGCGCCAGACAGCTATTCGTGATCTGTTGCGTCTACAAGCCAAAGAAATCGGCGATGCCATCGGACCCAATCTGCAAGCGATGGTAAAGTATTTGCTGGGTTTGTTAGCAGTGCACATGCCGGAGAGGCTGAAGGAGAGGGCAGCTGAAATTGTTTCCTTGCTGAAGGATGCCGGAGTGGACAAGACGTCGCAGTGGCTTCAGTACATCGACGAGGCCAAAGAGGAACCAACGATAACAAGGGAGATATTAAATCAGATGGGCGACGAATGGAAGGTCGAGGACTTCGCTATCTCGTCAACTCTCGTTAACATCTTGAGAATCAAACCACCGCGTCGCCTCACCGTCACTGTATGCGAGACTGCCACAAACTTCCCTCACTTGCGGGAAGTCCTCCAGATATGCTCGGAGACGCCCAACTTGACCCTCTCCCTTCATCTGTATCAGCACTTCTGGTCAGAAAAGTCAGAAACATCAGACGAATACCTGGATATTATCGTCGGGAAATCCTGTTACCTGGAGCACTTCGCAGGGCGTTTGAGTGCCAAGGCCCTGCTCCGCCTTCCCGCCTCCCTCCAACGCCTGGCGCTTCACGTGACTCCGGACATGATCCGGCCTCTCAACCAAACCCTCGAAAGGATGTCAGACTTGGGTTTACTTTATTTGAACCTTGATGCCTCGCCTGACACGCCACCTAGCGAAATCCTTCCTCTGAGGATCCCCAGCGAGGATACGCAACTCGTGGTGGACATGTGGAGGGTGAAAGAGTCGAGTACCGAGTGGTCTTGTCACATGGTGCGCGCCCTCAGCGCCTCATACAAGCGACTGGTGCTTCGAAGCAGCGAACTGGACTTCAAAGGATGTCAGAAATGGTTGGAAGGACTTCGGCAACTGGACGTGAAGGGGTCGGAAATCGTGGTCGGCTCTACTCACGCCATGGCAGACGATGGCATTGAACAGTTACAACAAATAGCGTGCGGAGTGGGATGTTCAAAGTTCGTGTGGTTGAAAGTGTAA